A region from the Engraulis encrasicolus isolate BLACKSEA-1 chromosome 18, IST_EnEncr_1.0, whole genome shotgun sequence genome encodes:
- the LOC134469252 gene encoding ATP-dependent DNA helicase RecQ-like: MAACVEEHGFSFDSAVSRVLSKLPHIKSLKEEQKTALKEFVGGKDILALLPTGYGKSLIYQIAPLVVQEMGRQQEPIIAVVSPLIALIQDQIREAERLGVSAAQLGGENDSDILNGHFQLVFGSPESWLKEKWLTMLGSTVYRTNLVGIVVDEVHVTYKWGQGAKGNPAFRECFSRLGELRSVVKEGTPVMALTASAETANRDRVSRLLHMHNATRITVSPNRDNIRLGLKHVPKDDLECMDWVVTEVREKGLFMSPIIIYCTSLKAVGRVFCRLKAELGDDAWVDRDPEHKAENLLIGMYHSKTLPQYKARVLASFTGEGSCRVVVATTALGMGLNFPNVSHVVMYGAPEDVEAIVQQVGRAGRNSLPSHAVLYAIKGTPRVDKTVSAVIKAGAQGCFRKALFAHFDTHATSLEPGHLCCSFCQSICACSSGVCVEPAPKCDSVQHHVPTTPPRSREVTDEDRDIIRDCLQKYMHTLVPDMPLVTNTTVCSGFGMELIDAAVHHSPYIFDLSYITNNLPVFRVRHAQEILLVMSEVFCDFDYSEPTLPDDSFLEPDIDFAGYFDTPDEEFEIDQHSSSSDSN; the protein is encoded by the exons atggCGGCGTGCGTGGAAGAGCATGGATTCAGCTTCGATTCGGCAGTTTCGAGAGTGTTATCTAAACTAccacacattaaatctttaaaagaGGAGCAGAAAACggctttgaaggaatttgttggtgggaAGGACATTCTCGCCCTCCTTCCGACCGGGTATGGAAAGAGTTTAATCTACCAAATTGCCCCGCTGGTAGTACAGGAGATGGGACGACAACAGGAGCCCATTATTGCAGTGGTGTCTCCTCTCATTGCTCTGATTCAAGATCAAATCCGCGAGGCAGAACGTTTGGGAGTTTCGGCTGCGCAGCTCGGAGGAGAGAACGACAGCGATATCCTGAACGGACATTTTCAACTTGTATTCGGCAGCCCCGAGTCCTGGTTGAAAGAGAAATGGCTGACCATGTTGGGCTCAACAGTTTACCGGACGAACCTAGTCGGGATTGTGGTCGACGAGGTCCATGTCACCTATAAATG GGGTCAAGGTGCGAAAGGAAATCCAGCCTTCAGAGAGTGCTTTTCTCGCCTGGGAGAACTCCGGTCAGTTGTGAAAGAAG gCACGCCTGTCATGGCCTTGACAGCATCAGCTGAAACTGCCAACAGAGACCGTGTCTCCCGTCTGCTACACATGCACAATGCCACTCGGATAACTGTGAGCCCAAACAGAGACAACATCAGACTTGGACTTAAGCATGTTCCCAAAGACGACCTTGAGTGCATGGACTGGGTGGTGACTGAGGTCAGAGAGAAGGGGCTGTTTATGTCTCCGATCATCATTTACTGCACATCACTGAAGGCAGTTGGAAGAGTGTTCTGCCGTCTGAAAGCTGAACTTGGGGATGATGCATGGGTGGACCGAGATCCTGAGCACAAGGCTGAAAATCTGCTGATTGGAATGTACCACAGCAAAACATTACCACAGTACAAAGCCAGAGTGCTTGCGTCCTTCACTGGTGAGGGTAGCTGCAGGGTTGTTGTGGCTACAACTGCTTTGGGGATGGGTCTTAACTTCCCTAACGTGTCCCACGTTGTCATGTACGGAGCACCAGAGGACGTGGAAGCCATTGTGCAGCAGGTTGGGAGGGCTGGGAGAAACTCTCTACCATCACATGCAGTGTTGTATGCCATAAAAGGAACACCCAGGGtagacaagacagtaagtgcagtgATTAAGGCTGGGGCACAGGGCTGTTTTAGGAAAGCCCTGTTTGCACACTTTGACACACACGCAACAAGTTTGGAGCCAGGTCATTTGTGTTGTTCCTTCTGCCAGTCCATTTGTGCGTGTTCATCTGGTGTTTGTGTTGAGCCTGCTCCAAAATGTGACTCTGTACAACATCATGTGCccactaccccaccaagatcAAGAGAAGTGACAGATGAGGACAGGGATATTATCAGGGACTGCTTACAGAAGTACATGCATACTCTAGTACCTGACATGCCACTAGTCACAAACACGACTGTCTGCTCAGGGTTTGGGATGGAGCTTATCGATGCAGCTGTGCACCACAGTCCTTACATCTTCGATCTTAGTTACATAACAAACAACCTACCAGTATTTAGGGTACGACATGCTCAAGAAATTCTACTGGTTATGAGTGAGGTGTTTTGTGACTTTGACTATTCCGAGCCAACTCTTCCTGATGACAGTTTTTTGGAACCAGATATTGATTTTGCTGGCTATTTTGATACACCTGATGAGGAGTTTGAAATTGATCAACACAGCAGTAGTTCAGACTCAAACTAG
- the cep43 gene encoding FGFR1 oncogene partner isoform X1, which produces MSATEEDTELRDLLIQNLENSGVLNKIKAELRAAVFVALEEQEKQEKTPLENECLKKCLNTKDGRLAASLISDFMQVYNLDFTLAVFQPEVNSSVDGRESVCRELGVHEGDINRNSAVLLEVIRRGRHRDKSHPTTNEVERSLQVAKELSPRQIAEARKKFDSHSKDKAVKSDDLTAVFVDLCPSFKRSMLDCYVKDELAARGKDSSSTVDFQEFLGMWKRFFMQCRSVVMSDAGDTTSPAVRGAEDRVSNQPLSRILSDAGDSLLSAVKGLDDKINNLPASRIPRLKGQTRVSLEDSHIQVPEVKGQSVSTATASQPRKTSQLGEEDDAEDDVQDDSFFDDPLPKPQKTYGSRVSSVDRSVSDRSSSQRDKNRSAGSEGKRPGGADASHRNDDEVNYDDDFNSHRSENSRSEISIGEEIEEGSLDFSEKVDSTLDVSVSQLSEGAADYLEEVS; this is translated from the exons ATGTCTGCAACGGAGGAAGATACGGAGTTGCGGGATCTTTTAATTCAAAATCTAGAAAACAGCGGAGTTCTCAACAAAATCAAG GCTGAGCTGAGGGCAGCAGTATTTGTGGCTTTAGAAGAACAGGAAAAACAG GAGAAAACGCCTTTGGAGAATGAATGCCTGAAGAAATGCCTCAATACTAAAGATG GTCGTCTAGCAGCTAGCCTTATCTCAGACTTCATGCAGGTCTACAATTTAGACTTCACGCTAGCCGTGTTTCAACCAGAAGTCAACTCG TCTGTAGAtgggcgagagagtgtgtgtcgaGAACTGGGGGTGCACGAGGGAGACATCAACAGGAACAGCGCTGTGCTACTGGAGGTTATCAGGAGGGGTCGCCACAGAGACAAGTCACACCCTACAACAAATGAg GTGGAGAGAAGCTTGCAGGTGGCAAAG GAGCTTTCTCCAAGGCAAATTGCAGAGGCCCGGAAGAAGTTTGATTCACATTCCAAG GACAAGGCCGTAAAATCAGATGATCTGACTGCCGTGTTCGTGGATCTGTGTCCATCCTTCAAGCG gAGTATGCTGGATTGTTATGTCAAAGATGAATTGGCAGCCAGAGGCAAAGACTCCAGTAGCA ctgtggaCTTTCAGGAGTTCCTGGGGATGTGGAAACGGTTCTTCATGCAGTGTCGCAGTGTG GTAATGTCTGATGCTGGAGACACCACATCGCCTGCAGTCCGAGGAGCTGAGGACCGTGTCAGCAATCAGCCTCTTAgccgg ATATTGTCAGATGCCGGGGATTCCCTGCTTAGCGCTGTCAAAGGTCTAGATGACAAAATTAATAATCTTCCTGCCAGTCgg ATTCCCAGGCTTAAAGGCCAGACTAGGGTATCTCTAGAGGACTCACACATACAG GTGCCGGAGGTCAAAGGTCAGTCAGTCTCCACAGCGACGGCGTCACAGCCAAGGAAGACGTCCCAGCTGGGTGAGGAAGACGATGCTGAGGATGATGTCCAGGACGACTCGTTTTTCGACGACCCGCTGCCCAAGCCACAGAAGACCTACGGCAG TCGTGTGTCCTCTGTTGATCGCAGTGTGTCTGACAGAAGCTCCAGTCAAAGAGA taagaaCCGCTCTGCTGGATCTGAGGGGAAAAGGCCTGGGGGAGCAGATGCCTCGCACAGGAAcg ATGACGAGGTGAACTATGATGATGACTTCAACAg CCACCGTTCAGAAAACTCCCGCAGTGAGATTAGCATTGGAGAAGAGATCGAAGAAGGTTCCTTGGACTTCAGCGAGAAG GTGGACAGCACTCTGGATGTGAGTGTGTCTCAGCTGAGTGAAGGTGCTGCTGACTACCTGGAGGAGGTCTCCTGA
- the cep43 gene encoding FGFR1 oncogene partner isoform X4 codes for MSATEEDTELRDLLIQNLENSGVLNKIKAELRAAVFVALEEQEKQEKTPLENECLKKCLNTKDGRLAASLISDFMQVYNLDFTLAVFQPEVNSSVDGRESVCRELGVHEGDINRNSAVLLEVIRRGRHRDKSHPTTNEVERSLQVAKELSPRQIAEARKKFDSHSKDKAVKSDDLTAVFVDLCPSFKRSMLDCYVKDELAARGKDSSSTVDFQEFLGMWKRFFMQCRSVVMSDAGDTTSPAVRGAEDRVSNQPLSRVPEVKGQSVSTATASQPRKTSQLGEEDDAEDDVQDDSFFDDPLPKPQKTYGSRVSSVDRSVSDRSSSQRDKNRSAGSEGKRPGGADASHRNDDEVNYDDDFNSHRSENSRSEISIGEEIEEGSLDFSEKVDSTLDVSVSQLSEGAADYLEEVS; via the exons ATGTCTGCAACGGAGGAAGATACGGAGTTGCGGGATCTTTTAATTCAAAATCTAGAAAACAGCGGAGTTCTCAACAAAATCAAG GCTGAGCTGAGGGCAGCAGTATTTGTGGCTTTAGAAGAACAGGAAAAACAG GAGAAAACGCCTTTGGAGAATGAATGCCTGAAGAAATGCCTCAATACTAAAGATG GTCGTCTAGCAGCTAGCCTTATCTCAGACTTCATGCAGGTCTACAATTTAGACTTCACGCTAGCCGTGTTTCAACCAGAAGTCAACTCG TCTGTAGAtgggcgagagagtgtgtgtcgaGAACTGGGGGTGCACGAGGGAGACATCAACAGGAACAGCGCTGTGCTACTGGAGGTTATCAGGAGGGGTCGCCACAGAGACAAGTCACACCCTACAACAAATGAg GTGGAGAGAAGCTTGCAGGTGGCAAAG GAGCTTTCTCCAAGGCAAATTGCAGAGGCCCGGAAGAAGTTTGATTCACATTCCAAG GACAAGGCCGTAAAATCAGATGATCTGACTGCCGTGTTCGTGGATCTGTGTCCATCCTTCAAGCG gAGTATGCTGGATTGTTATGTCAAAGATGAATTGGCAGCCAGAGGCAAAGACTCCAGTAGCA ctgtggaCTTTCAGGAGTTCCTGGGGATGTGGAAACGGTTCTTCATGCAGTGTCGCAGTGTG GTAATGTCTGATGCTGGAGACACCACATCGCCTGCAGTCCGAGGAGCTGAGGACCGTGTCAGCAATCAGCCTCTTAgccgg GTGCCGGAGGTCAAAGGTCAGTCAGTCTCCACAGCGACGGCGTCACAGCCAAGGAAGACGTCCCAGCTGGGTGAGGAAGACGATGCTGAGGATGATGTCCAGGACGACTCGTTTTTCGACGACCCGCTGCCCAAGCCACAGAAGACCTACGGCAG TCGTGTGTCCTCTGTTGATCGCAGTGTGTCTGACAGAAGCTCCAGTCAAAGAGA taagaaCCGCTCTGCTGGATCTGAGGGGAAAAGGCCTGGGGGAGCAGATGCCTCGCACAGGAAcg ATGACGAGGTGAACTATGATGATGACTTCAACAg CCACCGTTCAGAAAACTCCCGCAGTGAGATTAGCATTGGAGAAGAGATCGAAGAAGGTTCCTTGGACTTCAGCGAGAAG GTGGACAGCACTCTGGATGTGAGTGTGTCTCAGCTGAGTGAAGGTGCTGCTGACTACCTGGAGGAGGTCTCCTGA
- the LOC134469254 gene encoding uncharacterized protein LOC134469254 yields MLQAIAIINNKSCPYRCSNAKRGPHAAFNAYKEFVRKDTTALFLAAAMEHFGLQKVSDVPDGFIPSDIATGSPEEKRHWLTEAVSNVVDRFVTFQDISEFVSGVTDKATDLAEQQDRVLCRAAGCGRAFKYEKCRHKHEKQKHGLSAPPEVPKDTGRQSVLLVDHKKEHSEARLAFGFLLADLQDAVKEGDGERLLRLYSVALMLFKAYGHTQYAFSTLLLTVQVNCTLSPRLAHSLTWNRFWNGKGGRGRNVSLDLHLEHLNNFLKSFLTRSGPNLTEQTASRVSRSLGIWKELMDTTDSELEVSRSTGAHHAARQTEDILILVEVFQDAELFKENPGREFSVFPKFRRDLLLKLKQSDLRAWLKSKLKEWQNNPI; encoded by the exons ATGTTACAAGCCATTGCCATCATTAATAACAAGTCATGTCCTTACAGATGCAGCAATGCGAAACGCGGCCCACATGCTGCTTTCAATGCATATAAAGAATTTGTGAGAAAGGACACTACGGCTCTCTTCTTAGCTGCTGCTATGGAGCACTTTGGGCTACAGAAAGTGTCAG ACGTCCCAGATGGCTTTATCCCTTCTGACATCGCAACGGGCTCACCTGAGGAGAAAAGGCACTGGCTGACAGAGGCAGTCTCCAACGTCGTTGACAGATTTGTCACTTTTCAAGACATTTCGGAGTTTGTCAGCGGTGTCACAGACAAAGCCACTGACCTTGCCGAACAGCAAGACAGGGTCCTCTGCCGTGCAGCAGGCTGTGGGCGTGCATTTAAATATGAGAAATGTAGGCACAAGCACGAAAAACAAAAGCATGGCTTGTCAGCTCCTCCTGAAGTACCCAAAGATACTGGCAGACAAAGTGTCTTGTTGGTGGACCACAAAAAAGAACACTCAGAAGCTAGGCTGGCATTTGGCTTCCTCCTGGCTGACCTGCAGGATGCGGTGAAGGAGGGTGATGGGGAGAGGCTGCTGAGACTATACAGTGTAGCCCTAATGCTGTTCAAGGCTTACGGTCACACACAGTACGCCTTCAGCACACTCCTCCTGACAGTACAGGTGAATTGCACTCTTTCTCCAAGGTTAGCGCACAGCCTGACATGGAACCGTTTTTGGAATggcaagggaggaagaggaagaaatgtGTCCTTGGACCTACACCTGGAACACTTAAACAATTTTCTCAAATCCTTCCTGACACGCAGCGGCCCAAATCTCACTGAACAAACCGCATCCAGGGTGAGCAGGTCCCTTGGAATCTGGAAGGAGTTAATGGACACCACAGATTCAGAGCTAGAGGTGTCCAGGTCCACAGGTGCCCACCATGCTGCTCGTCAGACTGAGGATATCCTCATTCTGGTGGAAGTCTTTCAAGACGCAGAGCTCTTCAAGGAGAACCCTGGCAGGGAGTTTTCTGTTTTTCCCAAGTTTAGGCGTGATCTACTGCTTAAACTCAAACAGTCTGACTTGAGGGCATGGTTAAAGTCTAAATTAAAGGAGTGGCAGAACAACCCAATTTAA
- the cep43 gene encoding FGFR1 oncogene partner isoform X3 produces MSATEEDTELRDLLIQNLENSGVLNKIKAELRAAVFVALEEQEKQEKTPLENECLKKCLNTKDGRLAASLISDFMQVYNLDFTLAVFQPEVNSSVDGRESVCRELGVHEGDINRNSAVLLEVIRRGRHRDKSHPTTNEVERSLQVAKELSPRQIAEARKKFDSHSKDKAVKSDDLTAVFVDLCPSFKRSMLDCYVKDELAARGKDSSSTVDFQEFLGMWKRFFMQCRSVVMSDAGDTTSPAVRGAEDRVSNQPLSRILSDAGDSLLSAVKGLDDKINNLPASRVPEVKGQSVSTATASQPRKTSQLGEEDDAEDDVQDDSFFDDPLPKPQKTYGSRVSSVDRSVSDRSSSQRDKNRSAGSEGKRPGGADASHRNDDEVNYDDDFNSHRSENSRSEISIGEEIEEGSLDFSEKVDSTLDVSVSQLSEGAADYLEEVS; encoded by the exons ATGTCTGCAACGGAGGAAGATACGGAGTTGCGGGATCTTTTAATTCAAAATCTAGAAAACAGCGGAGTTCTCAACAAAATCAAG GCTGAGCTGAGGGCAGCAGTATTTGTGGCTTTAGAAGAACAGGAAAAACAG GAGAAAACGCCTTTGGAGAATGAATGCCTGAAGAAATGCCTCAATACTAAAGATG GTCGTCTAGCAGCTAGCCTTATCTCAGACTTCATGCAGGTCTACAATTTAGACTTCACGCTAGCCGTGTTTCAACCAGAAGTCAACTCG TCTGTAGAtgggcgagagagtgtgtgtcgaGAACTGGGGGTGCACGAGGGAGACATCAACAGGAACAGCGCTGTGCTACTGGAGGTTATCAGGAGGGGTCGCCACAGAGACAAGTCACACCCTACAACAAATGAg GTGGAGAGAAGCTTGCAGGTGGCAAAG GAGCTTTCTCCAAGGCAAATTGCAGAGGCCCGGAAGAAGTTTGATTCACATTCCAAG GACAAGGCCGTAAAATCAGATGATCTGACTGCCGTGTTCGTGGATCTGTGTCCATCCTTCAAGCG gAGTATGCTGGATTGTTATGTCAAAGATGAATTGGCAGCCAGAGGCAAAGACTCCAGTAGCA ctgtggaCTTTCAGGAGTTCCTGGGGATGTGGAAACGGTTCTTCATGCAGTGTCGCAGTGTG GTAATGTCTGATGCTGGAGACACCACATCGCCTGCAGTCCGAGGAGCTGAGGACCGTGTCAGCAATCAGCCTCTTAgccgg ATATTGTCAGATGCCGGGGATTCCCTGCTTAGCGCTGTCAAAGGTCTAGATGACAAAATTAATAATCTTCCTGCCAGTCgg GTGCCGGAGGTCAAAGGTCAGTCAGTCTCCACAGCGACGGCGTCACAGCCAAGGAAGACGTCCCAGCTGGGTGAGGAAGACGATGCTGAGGATGATGTCCAGGACGACTCGTTTTTCGACGACCCGCTGCCCAAGCCACAGAAGACCTACGGCAG TCGTGTGTCCTCTGTTGATCGCAGTGTGTCTGACAGAAGCTCCAGTCAAAGAGA taagaaCCGCTCTGCTGGATCTGAGGGGAAAAGGCCTGGGGGAGCAGATGCCTCGCACAGGAAcg ATGACGAGGTGAACTATGATGATGACTTCAACAg CCACCGTTCAGAAAACTCCCGCAGTGAGATTAGCATTGGAGAAGAGATCGAAGAAGGTTCCTTGGACTTCAGCGAGAAG GTGGACAGCACTCTGGATGTGAGTGTGTCTCAGCTGAGTGAAGGTGCTGCTGACTACCTGGAGGAGGTCTCCTGA
- the cep43 gene encoding FGFR1 oncogene partner isoform X2, with translation MSATEEDTELRDLLIQNLENSGVLNKIKAELRAAVFVALEEQEKQEKTPLENECLKKCLNTKDGRLAASLISDFMQVYNLDFTLAVFQPEVNSSVDGRESVCRELGVHEGDINRNSAVLLEVIRRGRHRDKSHPTTNEELSPRQIAEARKKFDSHSKDKAVKSDDLTAVFVDLCPSFKRSMLDCYVKDELAARGKDSSSTVDFQEFLGMWKRFFMQCRSVVMSDAGDTTSPAVRGAEDRVSNQPLSRILSDAGDSLLSAVKGLDDKINNLPASRIPRLKGQTRVSLEDSHIQVPEVKGQSVSTATASQPRKTSQLGEEDDAEDDVQDDSFFDDPLPKPQKTYGSRVSSVDRSVSDRSSSQRDKNRSAGSEGKRPGGADASHRNDDEVNYDDDFNSHRSENSRSEISIGEEIEEGSLDFSEKVDSTLDVSVSQLSEGAADYLEEVS, from the exons ATGTCTGCAACGGAGGAAGATACGGAGTTGCGGGATCTTTTAATTCAAAATCTAGAAAACAGCGGAGTTCTCAACAAAATCAAG GCTGAGCTGAGGGCAGCAGTATTTGTGGCTTTAGAAGAACAGGAAAAACAG GAGAAAACGCCTTTGGAGAATGAATGCCTGAAGAAATGCCTCAATACTAAAGATG GTCGTCTAGCAGCTAGCCTTATCTCAGACTTCATGCAGGTCTACAATTTAGACTTCACGCTAGCCGTGTTTCAACCAGAAGTCAACTCG TCTGTAGAtgggcgagagagtgtgtgtcgaGAACTGGGGGTGCACGAGGGAGACATCAACAGGAACAGCGCTGTGCTACTGGAGGTTATCAGGAGGGGTCGCCACAGAGACAAGTCACACCCTACAACAAATGAg GAGCTTTCTCCAAGGCAAATTGCAGAGGCCCGGAAGAAGTTTGATTCACATTCCAAG GACAAGGCCGTAAAATCAGATGATCTGACTGCCGTGTTCGTGGATCTGTGTCCATCCTTCAAGCG gAGTATGCTGGATTGTTATGTCAAAGATGAATTGGCAGCCAGAGGCAAAGACTCCAGTAGCA ctgtggaCTTTCAGGAGTTCCTGGGGATGTGGAAACGGTTCTTCATGCAGTGTCGCAGTGTG GTAATGTCTGATGCTGGAGACACCACATCGCCTGCAGTCCGAGGAGCTGAGGACCGTGTCAGCAATCAGCCTCTTAgccgg ATATTGTCAGATGCCGGGGATTCCCTGCTTAGCGCTGTCAAAGGTCTAGATGACAAAATTAATAATCTTCCTGCCAGTCgg ATTCCCAGGCTTAAAGGCCAGACTAGGGTATCTCTAGAGGACTCACACATACAG GTGCCGGAGGTCAAAGGTCAGTCAGTCTCCACAGCGACGGCGTCACAGCCAAGGAAGACGTCCCAGCTGGGTGAGGAAGACGATGCTGAGGATGATGTCCAGGACGACTCGTTTTTCGACGACCCGCTGCCCAAGCCACAGAAGACCTACGGCAG TCGTGTGTCCTCTGTTGATCGCAGTGTGTCTGACAGAAGCTCCAGTCAAAGAGA taagaaCCGCTCTGCTGGATCTGAGGGGAAAAGGCCTGGGGGAGCAGATGCCTCGCACAGGAAcg ATGACGAGGTGAACTATGATGATGACTTCAACAg CCACCGTTCAGAAAACTCCCGCAGTGAGATTAGCATTGGAGAAGAGATCGAAGAAGGTTCCTTGGACTTCAGCGAGAAG GTGGACAGCACTCTGGATGTGAGTGTGTCTCAGCTGAGTGAAGGTGCTGCTGACTACCTGGAGGAGGTCTCCTGA